The Mucilaginibacter mallensis genome has a segment encoding these proteins:
- a CDS encoding AGE family epimerase/isomerase, whose amino-acid sequence MPSSIPFAAKAFAVCSIAFSLHAFSQDKATEKKQIAAQMKYSMVNKLLKPWYPASVDNEDGGFLSSFSYDFKPVGNQDKMIVTQARHVWSTSKAAEMFPTITYYKAAATHGFQFLKNVMWDKQYGGFYTFIDKKGNVKKGGFAPKEAYGNSFAIYALSAYYQVSGDTSALNLAIADFMWLEKHSHDPLYKGYYQHMERDGTPIKRNANTPTTAELGYKDQNTSIHLLEAFNELYTVWPNEFLKIRLNEMLLLIRDKIVTPKGYLNLFFHDDWSPVSYRDSSEAVILKHRGLNHVSFGHDVETAYLMLEASHTLGIKNDTLTLRIGKKMLDHALDNGYDKSVGGFYDEGYYFKDKPGITIIADTKNWWAQAEGLNTLLLMDKYYPNDKHQYFNTFKQLWNYVQTYLIDTVHGDWYQGGIDKQPQYKMALKGQIWKGTYHTYRGFMNCIQSLTPDNTSPATPINLTLQHSNKSLLLKWFEAKGSKTFFGYDLYLNGKRVWYTPLTTFTVPANFKGKILKIKAVDMHGNESAFSKPVLI is encoded by the coding sequence ATGCCATCGTCAATACCTTTTGCAGCCAAAGCATTTGCTGTATGTTCAATAGCCTTTAGTTTACATGCTTTTAGCCAGGATAAAGCCACCGAAAAAAAGCAGATAGCTGCCCAGATGAAATATTCCATGGTTAACAAATTACTTAAACCGTGGTACCCTGCATCTGTTGATAATGAAGATGGTGGATTTTTAAGTTCTTTTAGCTATGATTTTAAACCGGTTGGTAACCAGGATAAAATGATAGTTACCCAGGCGCGACATGTGTGGAGTACCTCCAAAGCTGCCGAAATGTTTCCTACTATAACCTATTATAAAGCCGCTGCCACGCACGGCTTTCAGTTTTTAAAGAATGTAATGTGGGATAAGCAATATGGTGGGTTCTACACTTTTATTGATAAAAAAGGCAATGTTAAAAAAGGAGGCTTTGCACCTAAAGAGGCATATGGTAATTCATTTGCTATTTACGCGCTATCAGCCTATTACCAAGTAAGCGGCGATACCAGCGCGCTTAATCTCGCGATAGCAGATTTTATGTGGCTGGAGAAACATAGTCACGACCCTCTTTACAAAGGATACTATCAGCATATGGAAAGAGATGGTACACCCATAAAACGTAATGCCAACACTCCTACTACCGCCGAGCTTGGTTATAAAGATCAAAACACCTCTATCCATTTACTAGAAGCGTTTAACGAGTTGTATACTGTTTGGCCAAATGAGTTCTTAAAGATCCGCTTAAATGAAATGTTGCTGCTGATCCGCGATAAGATAGTTACGCCAAAAGGTTATCTTAATTTGTTTTTTCACGACGATTGGTCGCCGGTATCGTATCGGGATTCATCAGAAGCCGTAATATTAAAGCACCGGGGATTAAACCATGTATCATTTGGGCATGATGTGGAAACCGCTTACCTGATGCTGGAAGCATCACACACCTTAGGCATAAAGAATGATACGCTGACATTAAGGATCGGCAAAAAAATGCTTGACCACGCGTTAGATAACGGCTATGATAAAAGCGTTGGCGGGTTTTATGATGAGGGATATTATTTTAAGGATAAGCCGGGCATCACCATTATTGCCGATACCAAAAACTGGTGGGCGCAAGCTGAGGGGCTGAATACTCTTTTATTAATGGATAAATATTACCCCAATGATAAACATCAATACTTTAATACATTCAAACAGCTATGGAACTATGTACAAACCTATTTAATTGATACCGTACATGGCGACTGGTACCAGGGTGGCATAGATAAGCAGCCACAATATAAAATGGCTCTGAAAGGACAGATCTGGAAAGGCACCTACCATACTTATAGAGGGTTTATGAACTGCATACAAAGCCTTACGCCGGATAATACATCACCGGCAACTCCTATAAATCTCACTTTACAACACAGCAATAAATCACTACTACTAAAATGGTTTGAAGCAAAAGGCAGTAAAACCTTCTTTGGCTATGACCTATATCTTAATGGCAAACGAGTTTGGTATACCCCATTAACCACGTTTACAGTACCGGCCAATTTTAAAGGCAAAATCCTGAAAATAAAAGCAGTTGATATGCACGGCAATGAATCGGCATTTAGTAAGCCTGTTTTAATTTAA
- a CDS encoding glycoside hydrolase family 9 protein gives MKYKHLLKLAFICMAVSINTAVYAQNAKKTTGMVLNSQEYLEYQGVNVMLAHDFYPEGHQGGVGVIQNGQRVATNGDIRLEPTPGQWSPIPKVGKRVVDTKTGEISVRMEYPNEAIDRKGFNPVIYPDLKFAYNIRVLPVGKAFKIIVDLDKPLPDDWIGKVGFNFELFPGILFGKSYYMDQQFGVFPQQGNDQVYKDSDGDFQVTPMASGKTLTIVPESDKQRMTIQNLSGGNLELIDGRSKYNNGWFVVRSLVAKGATKNAIEWLVTPHAIEGWQSDPVIQVSEVGYHPDQKKIAVIELDKHDTKKLSASLLRIKEDGGFETVLSTGTKDWGDFLRYHYLQFDFSAIKKPGMYVVSYGSFKTHPFQISKDVYANNVWQPTLEYFLPVQMCHMKVKDNYRIWHGFCHMDDARMAPTDSDHFDGYIQGHSTLTKYAPGQTVPGLNKGGWHDAGDFDLRIESQAETVHGLTLAYEQFNVKYDNTTIDQATQTVDIQKPDGKPDVLQQIEHGLLTIVGGYESMGRFYRGMIEPTLPQYTILGDAANITDNKPYVAPVNGAAPPAVGLPNSPDDRWVFTEDNPERSLETAAALAAANRVMKGFNDTLATQCLQIAEEVWKNIKEKRELSRVPLAVELLVTTGKKEYADFLVAHTQAIAQHINNTGWLVGRTMALINDQTYHNVITQAVAKLYAQVKLDGTKTPYSVPYQPDIWGAGWGIQNFGYKQYFLYKYFPTIFPDDYMLASINFVLGCHPGSNTASFVSGVGSKSMTTAYGFNRADWSYIPGGITSGTALIRPDFPELLNWPFLWQQGEYVLGGGTTDYLFLILAANDILNKK, from the coding sequence ATGAAGTACAAACACCTGTTAAAACTTGCTTTCATTTGCATGGCGGTTTCAATTAATACGGCTGTATATGCCCAAAATGCAAAGAAAACTACTGGGATGGTACTCAATAGTCAGGAATATCTGGAGTATCAGGGCGTAAACGTGATGCTTGCTCATGATTTTTATCCCGAGGGGCATCAGGGCGGGGTAGGCGTAATACAAAACGGACAAAGGGTTGCCACTAATGGCGATATCAGGCTGGAGCCTACTCCCGGGCAATGGTCGCCTATACCTAAGGTTGGTAAGCGTGTGGTTGATACCAAAACAGGTGAAATTAGCGTGCGAATGGAATACCCTAACGAGGCCATTGACCGCAAAGGGTTTAACCCGGTTATTTATCCTGACCTGAAATTTGCTTATAATATCCGGGTGCTGCCTGTTGGCAAAGCATTCAAAATAATTGTCGACCTCGATAAACCTTTGCCTGATGATTGGATAGGGAAGGTGGGTTTTAACTTTGAGCTTTTCCCGGGAATATTGTTTGGTAAATCCTATTATATGGATCAACAATTTGGTGTGTTTCCTCAACAGGGCAACGATCAGGTGTATAAGGACAGCGACGGAGATTTCCAGGTAACACCAATGGCATCGGGCAAAACACTAACCATTGTGCCCGAATCAGACAAACAACGCATGACCATCCAAAACCTGAGCGGTGGTAACCTGGAACTGATTGACGGCAGGAGCAAATACAATAACGGCTGGTTCGTGGTGCGGTCATTAGTGGCTAAGGGGGCAACTAAAAATGCTATTGAATGGCTCGTTACCCCGCATGCTATTGAAGGCTGGCAATCAGATCCTGTAATACAGGTATCAGAAGTAGGCTATCACCCTGATCAGAAAAAAATAGCCGTGATTGAACTGGATAAACACGACACAAAAAAGCTTTCCGCATCCTTATTAAGAATTAAAGAAGACGGTGGTTTTGAAACCGTGCTTTCGACCGGTACAAAAGATTGGGGCGATTTTTTGCGTTACCATTACCTGCAATTTGATTTTAGCGCCATAAAAAAGCCTGGCATGTATGTGGTGAGCTATGGCAGCTTTAAAACCCATCCGTTCCAGATCAGTAAGGATGTGTACGCCAACAATGTTTGGCAGCCAACACTCGAATACTTTTTGCCGGTACAAATGTGCCACATGAAGGTGAAGGATAATTACCGCATTTGGCATGGCTTCTGCCACATGGATGATGCCCGCATGGCGCCAACAGATTCCGATCATTTTGATGGTTATATACAGGGCCATTCTACGCTAACCAAATACGCGCCGGGGCAAACCGTACCGGGTTTAAACAAAGGTGGCTGGCATGATGCTGGCGATTTTGACCTCAGGATAGAATCGCAGGCGGAAACTGTGCATGGTTTAACTTTAGCTTACGAACAGTTCAATGTAAAATATGATAACACCACCATCGACCAAGCCACTCAAACTGTTGATATCCAAAAGCCGGATGGCAAGCCCGATGTACTACAGCAAATTGAGCATGGCTTGTTAACCATTGTAGGAGGCTACGAGTCGATGGGAAGGTTTTACAGGGGCATGATTGAGCCCACATTACCACAGTATACTATTTTGGGCGATGCTGCTAATATTACCGATAATAAACCTTACGTAGCACCTGTAAACGGAGCTGCGCCACCGGCAGTAGGCCTGCCTAATTCGCCGGATGACCGCTGGGTATTTACAGAAGATAACCCGGAGCGGAGTTTGGAAACCGCAGCTGCCTTAGCTGCCGCAAACCGTGTAATGAAAGGTTTTAATGACACCCTTGCCACCCAATGCTTGCAAATTGCTGAGGAAGTATGGAAAAATATTAAAGAGAAACGTGAATTAAGCCGCGTGCCATTAGCGGTTGAGTTACTGGTAACCACAGGGAAAAAAGAATACGCTGATTTTTTGGTAGCGCATACACAGGCCATAGCGCAGCATATAAATAATACGGGCTGGCTTGTAGGGCGTACTATGGCGTTGATCAATGATCAGACTTACCATAATGTCATTACCCAGGCGGTAGCTAAACTGTATGCGCAGGTTAAACTGGACGGCACAAAAACACCTTATAGCGTTCCCTATCAGCCGGATATTTGGGGAGCAGGCTGGGGTATTCAGAATTTTGGCTACAAACAATATTTTCTTTATAAATATTTCCCAACTATTTTCCCGGACGATTATATGTTAGCCTCTATAAACTTTGTGTTGGGTTGCCATCCGGGTTCAAATACGGCTTCATTTGTTTCGGGAGTAGGGTCGAAATCAATGACAACTGCCTATGGCTTTAACCGTGCCGATTGGTCGTACATCCCCGGAGGGATAACATCCGGTACAGCACTGATCCGCCCTGATTTTCCAGAACTGCTCAACTGGCCCTTTTTATGGCAGCAAGGCGAGTATGTTTTAGGCGGAGGCACTACCGACTATTTATTTTTGATATTAGCAGCTAACGATATATTAAATAAAAAGTAA
- a CDS encoding sugar phosphate isomerase/epimerase family protein — protein sequence MTNRRTFIKTSVLLSAGILAAPNLFAYDKKYIGLQLYTVRDYMAKDPAATLAQVAQIGYTSVEGATYTGSEQFYGMDAKAFGSLLKQNGLIMPSSHYRLGEELVNGASQKGTILNDWNKAVDDAANVGLKYMVCAYLADSERGSLDHFKKVAEDLSKGGEACKKAGIQLCYHNHDFEFIQQDGKYPYETILANADKDLVKMEMDMYWVTKANQDPVKLINENPGRFPLWHLKDMNNTTERAFTEVGNGIIDFKRIFASANKAGLKYFFVEQDKCPGDPYDSIKKSISYIKNNLV from the coding sequence ATGACTAACAGAAGAACATTTATAAAAACATCAGTTTTGCTTTCTGCCGGGATTTTAGCTGCACCTAACTTATTTGCTTACGATAAGAAATACATTGGCTTGCAGTTATACACCGTGCGCGATTACATGGCAAAGGATCCCGCGGCTACTTTAGCGCAGGTGGCACAAATAGGCTATACCTCGGTTGAGGGCGCTACATATACAGGCAGCGAGCAGTTTTATGGGATGGATGCCAAAGCATTCGGCAGTTTGCTGAAACAAAACGGGCTCATCATGCCGAGTAGTCACTATCGGTTAGGTGAGGAACTGGTAAACGGAGCCTCACAAAAGGGTACCATATTGAATGATTGGAACAAGGCGGTGGATGATGCAGCCAACGTTGGTTTAAAATATATGGTATGCGCATATTTGGCTGACAGTGAGCGCGGATCACTTGATCATTTTAAAAAGGTAGCCGAGGATTTAAGTAAAGGAGGAGAAGCCTGTAAAAAAGCAGGCATACAGCTCTGCTACCATAACCACGATTTTGAATTTATACAGCAGGATGGTAAATACCCATATGAAACCATATTAGCCAATGCTGATAAGGATTTGGTAAAGATGGAAATGGATATGTACTGGGTAACCAAGGCAAACCAGGATCCGGTGAAGTTGATCAACGAGAATCCGGGCCGTTTCCCGCTATGGCACTTAAAGGATATGAATAACACCACCGAGCGAGCATTTACCGAGGTTGGCAATGGTATAATTGATTTTAAGCGGATTTTCGCAAGTGCAAATAAAGCCGGACTAAAATATTTCTTCGTTGAGCAGGATAAATGCCCCGGCGACCCATACGATAGTATCAAAAAGAGTATTTCCTACATAAAAAATAACCTGGTTTAA
- a CDS encoding carboxymuconolactone decarboxylase family protein, translated as MAHIKLLNEELPGIVGLLYYRPETGKPLTDLAETLLRGPSSLTSGEREIIAASVSYWNKCHFCHTSHAAAAAAHLNSGLALIDDIKAGLPNTPVSDKLRALLHIAHQVQGNGKNVTEADIEAAREEGATDIEIHDTVLIAAAFCMYNRYVDGLGTWAPGPNEAYAEMGERMAHIGYGRF; from the coding sequence ATGGCACACATTAAATTATTGAATGAAGAACTACCCGGCATTGTGGGTTTGCTATATTACAGGCCCGAAACAGGCAAACCGCTTACCGATCTGGCGGAAACTTTATTAAGAGGCCCATCATCGCTCACCAGCGGCGAACGGGAGATTATCGCAGCATCGGTATCTTACTGGAACAAGTGCCACTTTTGCCACACCTCACATGCTGCCGCGGCAGCAGCACATTTAAACAGCGGACTGGCATTAATTGATGATATTAAAGCAGGCTTACCAAATACACCGGTATCCGATAAACTAAGGGCCTTGTTACACATCGCCCACCAGGTACAAGGCAATGGCAAAAATGTTACTGAGGCTGATATTGAAGCTGCCCGTGAAGAAGGCGCTACCGATATTGAGATACATGATACCGTATTAATTGCAGCGGCATTTTGCATGTACAACCGTTATGTTGATGGCTTAGGAACCTGGGCACCCGGCCCAAATGAAGCTTACGCCGAAATGGGCGAAAGAATGGCCCACATAGGTTATGGCCGTTTTTAA
- a CDS encoding carboxymuconolactone decarboxylase family protein produces MPHINLPHEFPGIRSLFMFRPETAGPLNALVQTLLHDPHPTLSPGDRELIATYVSGLNNCKYCTTIHGAIAKHQLGDDGELVKQVRNDPESAPISDKLKALLKIAAKVQTGGKNVTDTDVAFARAEGATDIEIHDTVLIAAAFCMFNRYVDGLDTWQPDDDELYDKMGEQRAREGYLTKPFKVDRTEQTI; encoded by the coding sequence ATGCCTCACATTAATTTACCACATGAATTTCCTGGAATAAGGAGTTTGTTTATGTTCCGTCCTGAAACTGCCGGGCCGCTAAATGCGTTGGTTCAAACACTGCTGCACGATCCGCACCCAACATTGAGTCCCGGTGATCGTGAACTGATCGCTACCTATGTATCGGGGTTAAACAATTGTAAATATTGTACTACCATACATGGCGCTATTGCCAAACACCAGTTAGGTGACGATGGGGAGCTCGTAAAACAGGTTCGTAATGATCCGGAAAGCGCGCCTATCAGCGACAAGCTAAAAGCCCTGTTAAAAATAGCGGCCAAAGTACAAACCGGGGGTAAAAATGTTACTGATACCGATGTTGCTTTTGCCCGTGCCGAAGGCGCTACGGATATTGAGATACATGATACCGTATTAATTGCAGCGGCATTCTGCATGTTTAACCGCTATGTGGATGGGCTCGATACCTGGCAGCCGGATGATGACGAACTATATGATAAAATGGGCGAACAGCGTGCCCGTGAAGGCTACCTGACCAAACCTTTTAAAGTAGACAGAACAGAACAAACCATATAA
- a CDS encoding AraC family transcriptional regulator, whose protein sequence is MNRNIMKEITPLTDNDCFTIFSRTKKVFDFPLHYHDEYELNFILNGKGVKRIMGNSEAVIDDMELVLVGPSLYHGWFTHECKEENITEVTIQFHKDLFDEKLLNRNQLSLIKKMFENAQCGILFSQETIINVADRILKLKTMSGFDSALELMSLLYDLSVAKNSKMLSDPGHLCKDYNYKNEKVEKVFEYLNKNFNKQIALTEMAKIVDMSEAAFARFIKKRTGMSFVNILNEIRVGHASKILIDSTNTISEIAYQCGFNNLSYFNRIFKEKKIVGPKEYRRTYAGAEIFV, encoded by the coding sequence ATGAACCGGAATATAATGAAAGAGATTACGCCATTAACTGATAATGATTGTTTCACCATATTCTCGCGCACTAAGAAGGTATTCGATTTCCCATTGCACTATCACGATGAATATGAGCTTAACTTTATCTTGAATGGTAAAGGAGTAAAACGGATAATGGGAAATAGCGAGGCCGTGATTGATGATATGGAGCTGGTTTTAGTAGGGCCGAGCTTATACCATGGCTGGTTTACACATGAATGTAAAGAAGAAAATATAACTGAGGTTACTATACAATTTCATAAGGATCTGTTCGATGAAAAATTATTGAATAGGAACCAGCTGAGCCTTATTAAAAAGATGTTTGAGAACGCGCAGTGTGGTATACTCTTTTCGCAGGAAACAATTATTAATGTAGCCGACCGGATTTTGAAACTGAAAACAATGAGTGGGTTCGATTCTGCGCTCGAATTAATGTCGCTGCTTTATGACTTATCTGTCGCTAAAAATAGCAAAATGCTTTCCGACCCTGGTCATTTGTGTAAAGATTATAATTATAAGAATGAGAAGGTGGAGAAGGTATTCGAATACCTGAATAAGAACTTTAACAAACAAATTGCACTTACCGAGATGGCTAAGATTGTTGATATGTCTGAAGCTGCCTTTGCCCGTTTTATAAAAAAACGGACTGGAATGTCATTTGTTAATATACTTAACGAGATCAGGGTAGGGCATGCCTCCAAAATATTAATAGATTCAACAAATACCATTTCAGAAATTGCCTACCAGTGCGGTTTCAACAATTTATCCTATTTCAACCGCATCTTTAAAGAGAAAAAGATCGTCGGCCCAAAAGAATATAGAAGGACTTACGCGGGCGCCGAGATCTTTGTATAG